The following are encoded together in the Zingiber officinale cultivar Zhangliang chromosome 8A, Zo_v1.1, whole genome shotgun sequence genome:
- the LOC122009207 gene encoding 40S ribosomal protein S5, with protein MAIQQQDVKLFNRWSFDDVEISDMSLADYIAVIPPKHATYLPHTAGRYSAKRFRKAQCPIVERLTNSLMMHGRNNGKKLMAVRIIKHTMEIIHLLTDANPIQIMVDAIINSGPREDATRIGSAGVVRRQAVDISPLRRVNQAIYLLTTGARESAFRNIKTIAECLADELINAAKGSSNSYAIKKKDEIERVAKANR; from the exons ATGGCGATCCAACAACAGGACGTTAAGCTGTTCAATCGATGGTCCTTCGACGATGTCGAG ATCAGTGACATGTCCCTTGCTGATTACATTGCTGTAATTCCACCCAAGCATGCCACATATCTTCCACATACTGCTGGAAGATACTCTGCTAAGAGGTTCCGCAAGGCTCAATGCCCAATTGTTGAAAGGCTTACAAATTCATTGATGATGCATGGACGGAATAATGGAAAGAAGCTTATGGCTGTACGCATAATTAAACATACGATGGAAATTATTCATTTGCTTACCGATGCAAATCCAATCCAAATTATGGTTGATGCGATCATTAACAG TGGTCCAAGAGAAGATGCCACTCGAATTGGATCGGCTGGTGTTGTAAGACGTCAGGCAGTTGATATCTCACCCCTGAGACGTGTTAACCAGGCAATTTACCTCCTCACTACTGGTGCGCGTGAAAGTGCTTTCAGAAACATAAAAACAATTGCTGAGTGCCTCGCTGATGAGCTAATTAATGCTGCCAAGGGTTCTTCCAACAG CTACGCTATCAAGAAAAAGGATGAGATTGAGCGTGTGGCCAAGGCAAATCGTTGA